The following coding sequences are from one Culex quinquefasciatus strain JHB chromosome 1, VPISU_Cqui_1.0_pri_paternal, whole genome shotgun sequence window:
- the LOC6034307 gene encoding transient receptor potential cation channel protein painless, producing MFAHRKPGKFLRTMNKQDIEFGGGGMLELIPDEINPHYKHQKHSEKNDLEKWLHQQLDEILNEPSINDGVPKLESLVKHPKLISLGELIEEIQQWDSETGIPKRISSQICAIFETQLIRMLENISHYRKYLECWLPKFEAFNERIGPDQDTPLHYAVKQHNREFIDWLLNHDSIDPNIRNVQSKTPLFLLCEDFRAGIDVRDCILLVLDKGANFNIYSGCPSLAFEFLMDDQSEENLKFLEECTRRHPYGAIAIGKTNEELKKRCVGFYREQHVKVNVTVELLEVFLGFKEHDRFIKELALLKVNEGNVRNLIKVLLHTAVELGLEECVRKIVQIGKAQIFQFNNDSMVYRFELKGLLKKACIRGNANILKLLLDNIRDSSLVNEDPLLVDTLSKAQGDKRDSMLICAEILIKSGKVSYTLKDSLGNTALHMAAKYGFKEIAVRLLQLKNNFLGVHNRDNLTPLDYAGCEFWKYCFDMCMRRVQFASNPNDDEIWFNYNCFVPHDFADSFASTCCSLSKCWPLFQEASVSNVIGTPKQSIMTEVDPLKVISKSKQLQSLLLHPFIQTFIQIKWKGMNKWCYLNLMVTLLTFCSYSWYSWNACNVSHSLLIPTSLTLVGISYMIIRELLQIDILRFKYVTSLENWLDILTIIGTFLSLAKGCNPILSSLIVIAFVRQLTILIGSLPFKIATYMHMFNTITYNFLLSFLLFIPWLSAFTYCFYLSHSVRSKNITSPTEANNDSFNTFGTFTDAALKTLVMTTGEFDASNLDLNDGKMILLVLFIFFVPFVFLNLINGLAVSDITEIRKEAELIGIRKKVMILYRNGRGCRNAFSFVKLFSPGSFLSKHHCEIKVKPKEIRKIMVLPKNQTKTTKNQQYGSIPSNWEVLPIFPKCCRSQKAVSNGIFLNCRIKIPLYYTLDKHLLDEVLKIVDLGNADS from the exons ATGTTTGCGCACAGAAAGCCGGGTAAATTTCTGCGAACGATGAATAAGCAAGACATTGAATTTGGTGGTGGCGGCATGTTGG AGCTTATCCCAGATGAAATTAATCCTCACTATAAACATCAAAAACATTCAGAAAAGAATGATCTAGAG AAATGGCTTCACCAACAGCTAGACGAAATTCTCAACGAACCATCCATCAACGATGGTGTACCTAAGCTAGAAAGCTTGGTGAAACATCCCAAACTAATCTCTCTCGGTGAACTAATCGAAGAAATTCAGCAGTGGGATAGCGAGACAGGTATTCCCAAGCGAATCTCGTCCCAGATCTGCGCTATATTCGAGACTCAACTGATCAGGATGCTCGAGAATATTTCTCACTATCGAAAATATCTCGAGTGTTGGCTTCCGAAGTTTGAGGCGTTCAATGAG AGAATTGGACCGGACCAGGACACTCCTCTGCACTACGCCGTCAAACAGCACAACCGAGAGTTCATCGACTGGCTGCTGAACCACGATTCGATCGATCCAAACATCCGCAACGTACAATCCAAAACACCACTGTTTCTGCTCTGCGAAGATTTCCGAGCTGGAATCGATGTTAGGGACTGCATTCTTCTCGTGCTGGATAAGGGGGCAAACTTTAACATCTACAGTGGATGCCCAAGTCTGGCGTTTGAGTTTCTGATGGACGATCAATCGGAGGagaatttgaagtttctcgAAGAGTGTACTAGAAGGCACCCCTACGGAGCGATTGCGATCGGGAAGACCAATGAGGAATTGAAGAAACGGTGCGTCGGATTCTATCGAGAACAGCATGTTAAAGTCAATGTGACTGTGGAGCTGTTAGAGGTATTCCTGGGATTTAAGGAGCATGATCGATTCATCAAGGAACTTGCGCTGCTGAAAGTGAACGAAGGAAATGTTAGGAATCTGATCAAAGTGTTGCTGCATACCGCTGTAGAGTTGGGGCTTGAGGAATGTGTTAGAAAGATAGTTCAAATTGGTAAAGCTCAGATTTTCCAATTTAACAATGATAGCATGGTGTATCGCTTTGAGCTTAAGGGACTTCTTAAGAAAGCTTGTATAAGAGGAAAtgccaacattttgaaattactGCTGGATAACATCAGAGATTCGTCGCTAGTTAACGAGGATCCTCTTTTAGTAGACACGCTAAGTAAAGCTCAAGGTGATAAGCGCGACAGCATGCTGATATGTGctgaaattctaataaaaagtGGCAAAGTAAGCTACACGCTCAAGGACTCGTTAGGGAACACTGCCCTTCACATGGCAGCGAAATACGGATTCAAAGAAATTGCCGTGAGACTGCTTCAGCTGAAAAACAACTTCCTAGGAGTTCATAACAGAGACAACCTGACTCCGCTGGACTATGCTGGGTGTGAGTTCTGGAAGTACTGCTTCGACATGTGCATGAGAAGAGTTCAATTCGCGTCGAATCCCAACGATGACGAAATTTGGTTCAACTATAACTGCTTCGTTCCGCACGATTTTGCAGATTCGTTTGCGAGCACATGTTGCTCACTTAGCAAATGTTGGCCACTTTTCCAGGAAGCCTCCGTCAGTAACGTAATCGGGACGCCAAAGCAATCGATCATGACCGAAGTGGACCCACTGAAGGTGATCTCCAAGTCGAAACAACTTCAAAGTCTGTTGCTGCATCCGTTCATACAAACGTTCATACAAATCAAGTGGAAAGGAATGAACAAGTGGTGCTACTTGAACTTGATGGTCACGCTGCTTACTTTTTGTAGCTACAGTTGGTATTCATGGAATGCTTGCAATGTAAGCCATTCTTTACTCATACCAACTTCCCTGACTTTGGTCGGAATTAGTTACATGATCATTCGAGAGTTGTTACAGATTGACATATTACGCTTCAAATACGTAACATCTCTTGAAAACTGGTTGGACATCCTTACCATAATTGGCACATTTCTAAGCCTTGCAAAAGGATGCAACCCAATCCTATCCTCTCTGATAGTTATAGCCTTCGTCCGCCAGCTAACCATCCTAATCGGATCTCTACCCTTCAAAATCGCCACCTACATGCACATGTTCAACACAATCACGTACAACTTTTTGCTGAGCTTCCTCCTATTTATCCCATGGCTGTCTGCCTTTACGTACTGCTTCTATCTGTCGCACAGCGTTCGCtcgaaaaacataacatcaccaACGGAAGCAAACAACGACTCCTTCAACACTTTCGGAACATTCACCGATGCAGCCCTCAAAACGTTGGTCATGACCACCGGTGAGTTCGATGCATCCAACCTGGATCTCAACGATGGCAAGATGATCCTGCTAGTGCTGTTCATCTTCTTCGTGCCGTTTGTCTTCCTGAACTTGATCAACGGATTGGCCGTTAGTGACATCACGGAGATTCGAAAGGAAGCCGAGCTTATCGGGATTCGGAAAAAGGTCATGATCCTTTATCGTAACGGTCGTGGCTGTCGAAACGCGTTtagttttgtgaaacttttctcACCAGGATCGTTTTTGAGCAAACATCACTGCGAAATCAAGGTGAAACCAAAAGAAATAAGAAAAATTATGGTTTTACCGAAGAATCAAACCAAAACAACCAAGAACCAACAGTACGGTTCAATTCCAAGCAATTGGGAAGTGCTACCCATCTTTCCGAAATGTTGTCGATCACAAAAAGCTGTTTCGAATGGAATCTTTTTAAACTGCAGGATTAAAATACCCTTGTATTACACATTGGATAAACACTTGCTGGATGAAGTGCTGAAAATTGTCGATCTTGGCAATGCTGATTCATAG